The sequence CGAGGCGCCGCATCCCGAGACGCTCAAGGCCGTCGAGAAGGTGCTGGCCGGCCAGCTCCAGGGCGAGGTTGCGGCCAAGGATTCGAAGTACGGCGGCAAGAAGCAGGTGGCGGAGATCCTCAACGAGATCGAGCGCGAGGTCTGGCAGGAGATCCTGGACGAGATGCGCGAGATCGACGACGAGGTGGCCAACGAGGTGAACAACCTCATGTTCGTGTTCGAGGACGTCGTCCTGATGAGCGACCAGCACATCCAGGAAGTCCTCAAGGAGATCGACGGCAAGGAACTGACGATGGCGCTGAAGGGCGCCACCGACGAGATCCGGCGGAAGGTCTTCAAGAACATGTCCAAGCGCGCCGGCGAGGGCATCCAGGAGGACATGGAACTGATGGGGGCGGTCAAGCTCTCCGAGGTCCAGGAAGCCCAGCAGCGCGTCGTGGAAGTCATCCGGAGCCTGGAGGAAGCCGGCACCATCACCCTCGGCAAGGGCGGCAAGGATGCAGAAATGGTGTCCTGAGCCGTTCG comes from bacterium and encodes:
- the fliG gene encoding flagellar motor switch protein FliG — translated: MKQQSVRKAAVFLMSLGPDVAGRVMAKLPESMVEELTHNIASIGHVTFEEKKKVLSEFIKMSSQISGIGFGGEETAKQILEAGFGTHKATSLLSRVTSYSEINNFESLRAVDPLTIANYLKNEHPQTIAVVLAHMDPRSSGPILQLLPAEMQGTVAHRMAVLEAPHPETLKAVEKVLAGQLQGEVAAKDSKYGGKKQVAEILNEIEREVWQEILDEMREIDDEVANEVNNLMFVFEDVVLMSDQHIQEVLKEIDGKELTMALKGATDEIRRKVFKNMSKRAGEGIQEDMELMGAVKLSEVQEAQQRVVEVIRSLEEAGTITLGKGGKDAEMVS